One window from the genome of Sphaerotilus microaerophilus encodes:
- a CDS encoding CbbQ/NirQ/NorQ/GpvN family protein: MMEFTSARHVADTVAALPARLDLASGSVPFYAEQGGEAALFEHAFRQRLPVLIKGPTGCGKTRFVEHMAARLGRPLITVSCHDDLSAADLVGRHLIGDGNTVWNDGPLTRAVRSGAICYLDEVVEARKDTTVVLHPLADDRRVLPIERTGELLAAPPGFMLVISYNPGYQNLLKSLKPSTRQRFIALNFGYPAPAVERTIVETEAGVAAPVAQQLVQLAESLRRLTDHDLEETVSTRLLVMAARLVASGVSLPTACRAAIVDALTDDADTAAALAEVVSAVIGE, from the coding sequence ATGATGGAGTTCACCAGCGCCCGCCACGTGGCCGACACGGTCGCCGCGCTGCCCGCCAGGCTCGACCTGGCGAGCGGGTCGGTCCCGTTCTACGCCGAGCAGGGCGGTGAGGCAGCGCTCTTCGAGCACGCCTTCCGCCAGCGCCTGCCGGTGCTGATCAAGGGACCGACCGGCTGCGGCAAGACCCGCTTCGTCGAGCACATGGCCGCGCGCCTGGGCCGACCGCTCATCACCGTGAGCTGCCATGACGACCTGAGTGCAGCCGACCTGGTCGGCCGCCACCTGATCGGCGACGGCAACACGGTGTGGAACGACGGCCCGCTGACCCGCGCGGTGCGTTCGGGCGCCATCTGCTACCTCGACGAGGTGGTGGAAGCGCGCAAGGACACCACGGTGGTGCTGCACCCGCTGGCCGACGACCGGCGCGTGCTGCCGATCGAACGTACCGGCGAGCTGCTCGCCGCGCCGCCCGGGTTCATGCTGGTGATCTCCTACAACCCGGGCTACCAGAACCTGCTCAAGAGCCTCAAGCCCAGCACCCGCCAGCGCTTCATCGCGCTGAACTTCGGCTACCCGGCCCCGGCGGTGGAACGCACCATCGTCGAGACCGAAGCCGGCGTGGCCGCCCCGGTCGCGCAGCAGCTCGTGCAGCTCGCCGAGTCACTGCGCCGCCTGACCGACCACGACCTCGAAGAAACCGTCAGCACCCGCCTGCTGGTGATGGCCGCCCGGCTCGTCGCCTCCGGCGTATCGCTGCCCACCGCCTGCCGCGCCGCCATCGTCGACGCGCTGACGGACGATGCGGACACCGCCGCAGCACTGGCCGAAGTGGTCAGTGCCGTGATCGGCGAGTGA
- a CDS encoding cbb3-type cytochrome c oxidase subunit I: MTTAVLKYKSQSVAKLYFIAALALFAAQILFGVTLGLQYLIGDLLFPYIPFNQARMVHTNLLIVWLLFGFMGSAYYIVPEEAETELHSPKLAIALFWIFLVAGALTIVGYLAVPYAKLAELTGNDLLMTMGREFLEQPLPTKLGIVVVALAFLYNITLTILKGRKTSISLVLLIGLWGLAVMFLFSFVNPHNLVRDKMYWWFVVHLWVEGVWELILGALLAFVLVKTTGVDREVIDKWLYVIIAFSLMTGILGTGHHFYFIGTPGYWQWIGSIFSALEPIPFFMMTVFAFNMVQRRRREHPNQAAVLWAVGTSVMGFLGAGLWGFIHTLSPVNYYTHGTQITAAHGHLAFYGAYVLVVITMISYAMPTLRGRLSAPKTAQSYEMWSFWIMTIGMSVMVLALTGAGILQVWLQRLPETGAMGFMATQDQLAFFYWLRLAGGVGFLIGLIIYLSSFFVGSNEPDVAEVGSAGNGASARAVPAKRA, from the coding sequence ATGACAACCGCAGTGCTCAAGTACAAGAGCCAGTCCGTCGCGAAGCTGTACTTCATCGCGGCGCTGGCACTGTTTGCCGCGCAGATCCTGTTCGGGGTCACGCTCGGTCTGCAATACCTGATCGGGGACCTGCTGTTCCCGTACATCCCCTTCAACCAGGCCCGCATGGTTCACACGAACCTGCTGATCGTCTGGCTGCTGTTCGGCTTCATGGGCTCGGCCTACTACATCGTGCCTGAAGAGGCCGAAACCGAGCTGCACAGTCCGAAGCTGGCCATCGCGCTGTTCTGGATCTTCCTGGTCGCCGGGGCCCTGACCATCGTCGGCTACCTGGCGGTGCCCTACGCGAAGCTCGCCGAGCTGACCGGCAACGACCTGCTGATGACCATGGGACGCGAGTTCCTGGAGCAGCCGCTGCCGACCAAGCTGGGCATCGTCGTCGTGGCGCTGGCCTTCCTCTACAACATCACGCTGACCATCCTCAAGGGCCGCAAGACCAGCATCAGCCTCGTGCTGCTGATCGGTCTGTGGGGCCTGGCGGTGATGTTCCTGTTCAGCTTCGTCAACCCGCACAACCTCGTGCGCGACAAGATGTACTGGTGGTTCGTCGTCCACCTCTGGGTGGAAGGCGTGTGGGAACTGATCCTCGGCGCCCTGCTGGCCTTCGTCCTGGTGAAGACCACCGGCGTGGACCGCGAGGTGATCGACAAGTGGCTGTACGTCATCATCGCCTTCTCGCTGATGACCGGCATCCTGGGTACCGGCCACCACTTCTACTTCATCGGCACGCCGGGTTACTGGCAGTGGATCGGCAGCATCTTCTCGGCGCTGGAACCCATCCCCTTCTTCATGATGACGGTCTTCGCCTTCAACATGGTGCAGCGTCGCCGCCGTGAACACCCGAACCAGGCCGCTGTGCTCTGGGCGGTGGGCACTTCGGTGATGGGCTTCCTGGGCGCTGGCCTGTGGGGCTTCATCCACACCCTGTCGCCGGTGAACTACTACACCCACGGCACGCAGATCACCGCGGCGCACGGCCACCTGGCCTTCTACGGCGCCTACGTGCTCGTCGTCATCACGATGATCAGCTATGCCATGCCCACCCTGCGTGGCCGCCTGTCGGCCCCGAAGACGGCGCAGAGCTATGAGATGTGGTCCTTCTGGATCATGACCATCGGCATGAGCGTGATGGTGCTGGCCCTGACCGGCGCAGGCATCCTGCAAGTCTGGCTGCAGCGTCTGCCGGAAACCGGTGCGATGGGCTTCATGGCCACGCAGGACCAGCTGGCCTTCTTCTACTGGCTGCGCCTGGCCGGTGGTGTGGGCTTCCTGATCGGGCTGATCATCTACCTGAGCAGCTTCTTCGTCGGTTCCAACGAGCCTGACGTGGCTGAAGTGGGCAGCGCTGGCAACGGCGCCTCCGCCCGCGCCGTGCCGGCCAAGCGCGCCTGA